From Fluviispira vulneris, a single genomic window includes:
- a CDS encoding ATP-binding cassette domain-containing protein, translated as MRKIILKNISFNYKSGDFILKNISEELDCQGITAVIGRNGAGKSTFFNLILRNTAPSSGEIIFTDKKMKSIFMAQNISAPWKLTCQEVFEFIYSLNSESFKTTNFRNFLDDEFSLSKWEKIKKRRFGLCSNGEKSWFMANIILNLENDVYFLDEPTAGIDPESRILIWNKIKKTVEKGKGVFISSHLLDEIAQYAGKIILIHNASVYQYDNIEAFKLKHGSHSVDSAFMNAISG; from the coding sequence ATGCGCAAAATTATTCTCAAAAATATTTCTTTTAACTACAAATCGGGTGATTTCATTCTCAAAAATATTTCAGAAGAACTGGATTGTCAGGGGATAACTGCTGTTATTGGGAGAAATGGCGCCGGTAAATCTACATTTTTCAATTTAATTTTAAGAAATACTGCACCCAGCAGTGGGGAAATTATTTTTACAGATAAGAAAATGAAGAGTATTTTTATGGCGCAAAACATATCGGCTCCATGGAAATTGACCTGTCAGGAAGTCTTTGAGTTTATTTACTCACTAAATTCGGAGAGTTTTAAAACCACAAACTTTCGTAACTTTCTAGATGACGAGTTCAGTTTGAGCAAATGGGAAAAAATTAAAAAGAGAAGATTTGGGCTTTGCAGCAATGGTGAAAAATCTTGGTTTATGGCAAATATAATATTGAATTTAGAAAATGATGTATATTTCCTAGATGAACCCACTGCTGGCATAGACCCTGAGTCAAGGATTTTAATTTGGAATAAAATTAAAAAAACGGTCGAGAAAGGGAAAGGTGTTTTTATTTCTTCACATTTATTGGATGAAATTGCGCAATATGCAGGGAAAATAATTTTAATTCACAATGCCTCTGTCTATCAATATGACAATATAGAAGCCTTTAAGCTGAAACACGGTTCTCACTCAGTTGACAGTGCCTTTATGAATGCGATTTCGGGATGA
- a CDS encoding LysE family translocator: MYLIFFFTVLLLAFSPGPNVVLMIDNGLKYHIKYAIFAVFGTVTALFIYAIFSIFCIQGIFNISKNFYNILKVLGTLYLVYLGLKNIFYKHGFKIKEENVYIPPKRKKLFAEAFFCCITNPKILFVYIALMPNYIVSEKNVLIQNLVLAMIQISTVSLAMITYIIIARKASHLFKNKIKYVSYISGMVMIFLAASIFLNN, from the coding sequence ATGTACCTTATCTTTTTCTTTACCGTTTTATTACTAGCCTTTTCTCCTGGTCCAAACGTTGTTCTAATGATAGATAATGGCTTAAAATATCATATTAAATATGCAATTTTTGCTGTATTTGGGACAGTTACAGCTCTTTTTATCTATGCTATATTTAGTATATTTTGTATTCAGGGTATTTTTAATATCTCAAAAAATTTCTATAATATTTTAAAAGTATTGGGAACTCTCTACTTAGTATATTTAGGGTTGAAAAATATATTCTACAAACATGGATTTAAAATCAAAGAAGAAAATGTTTACATTCCCCCAAAAAGAAAAAAATTATTTGCGGAAGCCTTTTTCTGCTGCATAACAAACCCTAAAATCCTTTTTGTTTATATTGCATTAATGCCAAATTATATAGTTTCTGAAAAAAATGTTTTAATTCAAAATCTTGTTCTTGCCATGATACAAATATCAACGGTATCGCTTGCAATGATTACTTATATAATCATTGCAAGAAAAGCATCTCACTTATTTAAAAATAAAATAAAATATGTTTCTTATATATCTGGGATGGTTATGATATTTTTAGCCGCCTCTATTTTTTTAAATAATTAG
- the rho gene encoding transcription termination factor Rho — MQQSGSAPHQNRSFQGQNNFSQPLNRNPNMGRRPENPRPVVSGDEKEPEFNSEVPVMNLKELKEKHISDLVHMAKEMGIDGAANLRKQDLVFALLEAQAVRNGVVYSEGVLETLPDGFGFLRAPDYNYLPGPDDIYVSPSQIRRFNLRTGDTVSGQIRPPKDNERYFALLKVESVNGETPDFTGEKILFDNLTTIHPDFRFKLEHDPQVYSTRLIDLFAPIGKGQRALIVAPPKTGKTILLQNIANSIAQNHPEAVLIVLLIDERPEEVTDMERSVRGEVVSSTFDEPAQRHVQVAEMVIEKAKRLVEHKKDVVILLDSITRLARAYNSVVPPSGKILTGGVDANALHKPKRFFGAARNVEEGGSLTIIATALIDTGSRMDEVIFEEFKGTGNMELVLDRRLAERRVFPAIDINKSATRREDLLLGRETLNRLWVLRKVLHPMSPIESMEFLLQRFERCETNDDFLNSMNG; from the coding sequence ATGCAGCAGAGTGGAAGTGCTCCGCATCAAAATCGTTCTTTTCAAGGGCAAAACAATTTTTCTCAACCCTTGAATCGCAATCCAAACATGGGCAGAAGACCAGAAAATCCTCGTCCAGTTGTGAGCGGTGATGAAAAAGAGCCTGAATTCAATTCCGAAGTTCCTGTTATGAATCTTAAAGAACTCAAAGAAAAACACATCAGTGACCTTGTTCATATGGCAAAAGAAATGGGCATTGATGGTGCTGCGAACTTAAGAAAGCAAGATCTCGTATTTGCTTTGCTCGAAGCACAAGCTGTGCGCAATGGTGTTGTTTATTCTGAAGGTGTGCTTGAAACTTTACCCGATGGTTTTGGTTTCTTAAGAGCACCTGACTACAATTACTTGCCTGGGCCAGATGATATCTATGTCTCTCCTTCGCAAATCCGTCGCTTTAACCTGCGCACGGGCGATACCGTTTCTGGACAAATCCGTCCACCAAAGGACAATGAGCGTTATTTTGCCTTGTTAAAAGTTGAATCTGTGAATGGTGAAACACCTGACTTCACAGGTGAGAAAATATTATTCGATAACTTAACAACCATTCACCCTGACTTCCGTTTTAAACTTGAACACGATCCTCAAGTTTATAGCACACGTCTTATCGATCTCTTTGCGCCTATTGGGAAAGGGCAGCGTGCTCTTATTGTGGCGCCACCAAAGACCGGTAAAACAATTCTTTTACAAAATATTGCGAATTCCATTGCGCAAAACCATCCAGAAGCCGTTCTTATTGTATTGCTTATTGATGAGCGTCCGGAAGAAGTTACGGACATGGAACGCTCTGTGCGTGGAGAAGTTGTCAGCAGTACTTTCGATGAACCTGCGCAACGGCACGTCCAAGTAGCCGAAATGGTCATTGAAAAAGCGAAACGCCTTGTGGAACACAAAAAAGATGTTGTGATTTTGCTCGACTCAATCACGCGCCTTGCCCGTGCTTACAACAGCGTTGTTCCACCCAGTGGAAAAATCTTAACAGGTGGTGTGGATGCCAACGCGTTACACAAACCAAAAAGATTCTTCGGTGCTGCGCGTAATGTAGAAGAAGGCGGAAGCTTGACCATTATTGCAACAGCATTGATCGACACAGGCAGCCGTATGGATGAAGTTATTTTCGAAGAATTCAAAGGGACAGGTAACATGGAACTTGTACTCGATCGCCGCTTAGCAGAACGCCGTGTGTTTCCTGCTATCGACATTAACAAGAGTGCAACCCGTCGCGAAGATCTTCTTCTCGGTAGAGAAACTCTCAATCGCTTGTGGGTTCTCCGCAAGGTTCTTCATCCTATGTCACCGATCGAATCTATGGAGTTCTTACTGCAAAGATTCGAACGTTGTGAAACCAACGATGATTTCCTTAACAGCATGAACGGGTAA
- the rocD gene encoding ornithine--oxo-acid transaminase: MTNPMSSETAKKYIDLANKYGAHNYHPLEVVLTKGFGEWVWDIDGKKYLDMLSAYSAVNQGHCHPRLQKTLMDQSQKITLTSRAFHNDQMGPWLKQLTEMCSMDMALPMNTGAEAVETAIKIARKWGYVVKKIPLNSAEIIVCDHNFHGRTSTIVSFSSELQYKQEFGPFCGGFRAVPFGDADALEKAITPNTVGFLFEPIQGEAGIIIPPEGYLSKISSICKKHNILCIADEIQTGMGRTGKLFAHQYEDCHPDMLILGKALGGAFYPISAVVGSKEVIGVLKPGDHGSTFGGNSLACALSQTAMDIIVEEDLAQRAFKLGEKFRKSLSSLPSHVVKEVRGKGLLNAIEIQKDAGHGRFYSELLQERGILAKETHDVTIRFAPPLIIQESSLDFALKTITEVFSKTQDAWNKK, encoded by the coding sequence ATGACAAACCCAATGAGTTCAGAGACTGCAAAAAAATATATAGATTTGGCAAATAAATATGGCGCGCACAATTATCATCCACTTGAAGTTGTGTTGACAAAAGGTTTTGGAGAATGGGTTTGGGATATCGATGGGAAAAAATATTTGGACATGTTAAGTGCTTACAGTGCGGTCAACCAAGGGCACTGTCATCCACGTTTACAAAAAACTCTTATGGATCAATCGCAAAAAATCACTTTGACTTCCCGCGCTTTTCACAACGACCAAATGGGACCATGGCTTAAGCAGCTCACAGAGATGTGCTCTATGGACATGGCATTGCCAATGAACACGGGAGCAGAAGCAGTTGAGACAGCTATTAAAATAGCACGTAAATGGGGTTATGTCGTAAAAAAAATCCCTCTTAACAGCGCTGAAATAATCGTCTGCGATCATAACTTTCATGGCCGCACTTCAACGATTGTAAGTTTTTCGAGTGAATTACAGTATAAACAAGAATTTGGTCCATTTTGTGGCGGCTTTCGCGCAGTCCCTTTTGGCGATGCCGATGCCTTAGAAAAAGCGATCACCCCAAATACAGTGGGTTTTTTGTTTGAACCTATCCAGGGTGAAGCTGGGATTATCATTCCACCTGAAGGGTATTTATCAAAAATTAGTTCAATATGCAAAAAACACAATATTTTATGTATTGCTGATGAAATTCAAACAGGTATGGGAAGGACAGGTAAGCTTTTTGCTCACCAATACGAGGATTGTCATCCTGATATGCTTATTCTTGGCAAAGCACTTGGTGGAGCGTTTTATCCGATTTCAGCTGTCGTTGGTTCCAAAGAAGTTATAGGTGTGCTGAAACCGGGCGACCATGGTTCAACCTTCGGAGGCAACTCGCTTGCTTGTGCTCTTTCACAAACAGCTATGGATATAATCGTTGAAGAGGATCTCGCGCAAAGAGCATTCAAACTTGGTGAAAAATTTAGAAAGTCTTTGTCCTCTCTTCCGTCACATGTTGTAAAAGAAGTGCGTGGAAAAGGTCTGTTGAATGCGATTGAAATTCAAAAAGATGCCGGACACGGTCGTTTTTACAGTGAACTTTTACAAGAAAGAGGTATACTTGCAAAAGAAACTCACGATGTGACCATACGCTTTGCTCCTCCCTTAATTATTCAGGAGTCAAGTTTAGATTTCGCTCTCAAAACCATCACCGAAGTTTTTTCTAAAACTCAGGATGCGTGGAACAAAAAATAA